One Sphingobium sp. CAP-1 genomic region harbors:
- a CDS encoding ATP-dependent helicase, translating into MTLPAPSPNDPPYLQGLNEPQREAVLTTEGPVLVLAGAGTGKTAALTARLAHLIGTRRAWPSEILAVTFTNKAAREMRARVGGMIGDAVEGMPWLGTFHAIAAKMLRRHAELVGLQSNFTILDTDDQLRLMKQLIQAEGIDEKRWPARQLGGLIDQWKNKGWTPEDVGAGESEGYAHGKGQKLYAAYQARLRDVNACDFGDLLLHVLTILKKHRDVLEQYQQKFRYIMVDEYQDTNSSQYLWLRLLAQTRKNICCVGDDDQSIYSWRGAEVANILRFEKDFPGATIIRLEQNYRSTPHILGAASGVIAENGNRLGKTLWTDIDVGEKVRVVGVWDGPEEARRVGEEIEGIERSGGSLDEVAILVRAQHQTREFEDRFIQIGLPYRIVGGFRFYERAEIRDALAYLRLVNQPADDLAFERIVNVPKRGLGDKAVEKLHRLARAEGIPLTLAAARILDTDELTPQARRSLGSFVGDLARWRDRAAQLPHAELARQILDESGYTAMLQAERTTESAGRLENLSELARAMEEYETLGAFLEHVSLVMDNEAQADERKVTIMTIHAAKGLEFDTTFLVGWEEGVFPSQRALDEGGQNSLEEERRLAYVAITRARRRCTILHAANRRIYGQWTSSIPSRFVGELPPEHVAEESSMSGGASLWRANWSERDDPFANVARGSGRGPGWQRAQSSGQFSREPVRIVEARTSAVSLGNKGRSDMKVGLRVFHQKFGYGTVAEIEGNKLEIDFETAGRKRVMDSFVSLV; encoded by the coding sequence ATGACCCTGCCAGCCCCCTCCCCCAACGACCCGCCCTATCTGCAAGGGCTGAATGAACCGCAGCGGGAGGCCGTGCTGACGACCGAGGGGCCGGTGCTGGTGCTGGCCGGTGCGGGGACGGGCAAGACGGCGGCACTGACCGCGCGACTCGCCCATCTGATCGGCACGCGCCGTGCCTGGCCGTCGGAAATCCTGGCCGTGACCTTCACCAACAAGGCCGCGCGGGAGATGCGCGCCCGCGTCGGCGGGATGATCGGCGACGCGGTGGAGGGGATGCCCTGGCTCGGCACCTTCCACGCGATCGCGGCGAAGATGTTGCGCCGCCATGCCGAACTGGTCGGGCTGCAATCCAATTTCACCATCCTCGACACCGACGACCAGTTGCGGCTGATGAAGCAATTGATCCAGGCGGAAGGGATCGATGAGAAGCGCTGGCCGGCGCGGCAACTGGGCGGGCTGATCGACCAGTGGAAGAATAAGGGCTGGACGCCGGAGGATGTCGGCGCGGGCGAGAGCGAAGGCTATGCCCATGGCAAGGGGCAGAAGCTCTATGCCGCCTATCAGGCGCGACTGCGCGACGTGAACGCCTGCGACTTTGGCGACCTGCTGCTGCACGTCCTGACGATATTGAAAAAGCATCGCGATGTGCTGGAGCAATATCAGCAGAAATTCCGCTATATCATGGTGGACGAATATCAGGACACCAATAGCAGCCAATATCTGTGGCTGCGGCTTTTGGCCCAGACGCGCAAGAATATTTGCTGCGTGGGCGATGATGACCAGTCCATCTATTCATGGCGCGGCGCTGAAGTCGCCAATATCCTGCGCTTCGAGAAGGATTTTCCGGGCGCGACCATCATCCGGCTGGAGCAGAATTATCGTTCCACGCCCCATATCCTGGGCGCGGCGTCGGGCGTGATCGCCGAAAATGGCAATCGGCTGGGCAAGACTTTGTGGACCGACATCGATGTCGGCGAGAAGGTGCGCGTGGTCGGCGTGTGGGATGGGCCGGAAGAGGCCCGGCGCGTCGGCGAGGAGATAGAGGGGATCGAGCGGAGCGGCGGATCGCTAGACGAGGTGGCGATCCTTGTCCGCGCCCAGCACCAGACCCGCGAGTTCGAGGACCGCTTCATCCAGATCGGCCTGCCCTATCGCATCGTCGGCGGTTTCCGCTTCTATGAGCGCGCCGAAATCCGCGATGCGCTGGCCTATCTGCGGCTGGTCAACCAGCCCGCCGACGATCTGGCGTTCGAGCGGATCGTCAATGTCCCCAAACGCGGCCTTGGCGACAAGGCGGTAGAAAAGCTGCACCGGCTGGCGCGGGCGGAGGGCATCCCTCTCACCCTCGCCGCCGCGCGCATCCTCGACACCGACGAACTCACGCCGCAGGCGCGGCGGTCGCTGGGCAGCTTCGTGGGCGATCTGGCGCGCTGGCGCGACCGGGCGGCGCAACTGCCCCATGCCGAACTGGCGCGACAGATATTGGACGAAAGCGGCTATACCGCGATGTTGCAGGCCGAGCGCACGACCGAAAGCGCGGGTCGACTGGAAAACCTGTCCGAACTGGCCCGCGCGATGGAGGAATATGAGACGCTGGGCGCGTTTCTGGAGCATGTCAGCCTCGTCATGGACAATGAGGCGCAGGCCGACGAGCGCAAGGTCACGATCATGACCATCCACGCCGCCAAGGGGCTGGAGTTCGACACGACATTCCTAGTCGGGTGGGAGGAAGGCGTCTTTCCATCGCAGCGGGCGCTGGACGAAGGCGGGCAGAACAGCCTGGAGGAGGAAAGGCGGCTCGCCTATGTGGCGATCACGCGGGCGCGCAGGCGCTGCACTATCCTCCACGCCGCCAACCGCCGCATCTATGGCCAGTGGACCAGCAGCATCCCGTCGCGATTCGTCGGCGAATTGCCGCCCGAACATGTCGCAGAAGAAAGCAGCATGAGCGGCGGCGCGTCGCTGTGGCGGGCCAACTGGTCGGAACGGGACGATCCCTTCGCCAATGTCGCGCGCGGATCAGGACGCGGGCCGGGCTGGCAACGGGCGCAATCGTCCGGCCAATTCAGCCGCGAGCCGGTGCGAATCGTCGAGGCGCGAACGTCGGCCGTGTCGCTGGGTAACAAGGGGCGCAGCGACATGAAGGTCGGCCTGCGCGTGTTCCATCAGAAATTCGGTTACGGCACCGTCGCGGAAATCGAGGGCAACAAGCTGGAGATCGATTTCGAGACGGCGGGCCGCAAGCGGGTGATGGACAGCTTCGTGTCGCTGGTGTGA
- a CDS encoding cation:proton antiporter domain-containing protein, giving the protein MAGAINPQSFSDSLVILGAAGLVIPGFARFRISPVIGFILVGLAVGPAGLGSLVGQYPWLYHVTISNREAIEPFAELGVILLLFSIGLELSFRRLWTMRAQVFGVGAAELIGSGLLIALGLYLLGQPSAGAIGLGLALALSSTAVVLPMVGTQSAVGRSAFSMLLFEDLALVPIIFMLGAMAPSVAASGDGGWSDLADTLMKGGITIAIMLILGRLFLPHMFSQAARTKSPEVFLAASLLVVIVSSLATSIAGLSPIVGALLAGLLIAETDYHGEVEVMTAPFKGLALGVFLITVGMSLDIRVILANWPSLLIAVMGVVLAKTLVTSALLYLSGVRKGVAMEVGVLMSSPSETTLIVLSTAATAKLILPSTAAFWQIVTAIGLTITPLLARIGHDIARRLEMALGEERVETEQEQTEAAAVVIGFGRVGHMVCDLLKTHKQRFIVVESDPDVVAEARRLGYPILFGDVSRAEMLDKLRLGHARALILTMDDPVLSVRVTKRVRGWVPDLPIIARARDTDHAAQLYRAGASDAVPETLESSLQLAETALVDLGVAMGPVIASIHQTREDLRIGIKEAAQLETAPKLRRLRADEVP; this is encoded by the coding sequence ATGGCCGGCGCGATCAATCCTCAAAGCTTCAGCGACTCCCTCGTCATCCTGGGGGCGGCGGGGCTGGTCATTCCCGGTTTCGCGCGCTTCCGCATCAGCCCGGTGATCGGCTTCATCCTGGTCGGCCTGGCGGTCGGGCCAGCGGGCCTTGGATCGCTGGTCGGCCAATATCCCTGGCTCTACCATGTCACCATCTCCAACCGCGAGGCGATAGAACCGTTCGCGGAACTGGGCGTCATATTGCTGCTCTTCTCGATCGGGCTGGAACTGAGTTTCCGGCGATTGTGGACGATGCGCGCGCAGGTGTTCGGCGTCGGCGCGGCGGAACTGATCGGCAGCGGGCTGCTGATCGCGCTGGGCCTCTATCTGCTGGGCCAGCCGTCGGCGGGCGCGATCGGCCTCGGCCTTGCGCTCGCCCTGTCCTCCACCGCGGTCGTGTTGCCGATGGTGGGGACGCAGAGCGCGGTCGGGCGATCGGCCTTTTCGATGCTGCTGTTCGAGGATCTGGCGCTGGTGCCGATCATTTTCATGCTGGGCGCGATGGCGCCGTCGGTCGCCGCCAGCGGCGATGGCGGATGGAGCGACCTGGCCGATACGCTGATGAAGGGCGGCATCACCATCGCGATCATGCTGATACTGGGCCGACTGTTCCTGCCGCACATGTTCAGTCAGGCGGCGCGGACCAAAAGCCCCGAAGTGTTCCTGGCCGCGAGCCTGCTGGTGGTGATCGTCTCCAGCCTGGCCACGTCGATCGCGGGGCTGTCGCCGATCGTCGGCGCGCTGCTCGCCGGTCTGCTGATCGCCGAAACCGACTATCATGGCGAGGTCGAGGTGATGACCGCGCCGTTCAAGGGGCTGGCGCTGGGCGTGTTCCTCATCACCGTGGGCATGAGCCTGGACATTCGCGTCATCCTGGCCAACTGGCCCAGCCTGCTGATCGCGGTGATGGGCGTGGTGCTGGCCAAGACGCTGGTAACATCGGCGCTGCTCTATCTGTCGGGCGTGCGCAAGGGCGTGGCGATGGAGGTCGGCGTGCTGATGTCCAGCCCATCGGAAACCACGCTGATCGTGCTGTCGACCGCCGCCACCGCCAAGCTGATCCTGCCGTCGACCGCCGCCTTCTGGCAGATCGTCACCGCCATCGGCCTGACCATCACGCCGCTACTGGCGCGGATCGGCCATGACATCGCCCGACGGCTGGAAATGGCGCTGGGCGAGGAACGGGTCGAAACCGAGCAGGAACAGACCGAGGCGGCGGCCGTGGTGATCGGCTTCGGCCGGGTCGGGCATATGGTGTGCGACCTGCTCAAGACCCACAAGCAGCGTTTCATCGTGGTCGAATCGGACCCGGATGTCGTGGCGGAGGCCCGGCGGCTGGGCTATCCGATCCTGTTTGGCGACGTGTCGCGGGCGGAGATGCTGGACAAGCTGCGGCTCGGCCATGCCCGCGCGCTCATTTTGACGATGGACGATCCGGTGCTGTCGGTGCGCGTCACCAAGCGGGTGCGCGGCTGGGTGCCGGACCTGCCGATCATCGCGCGCGCGCGCGACACCGATCATGCGGCGCAGCTTTATCGGGCCGGGGCGAGCGATGCGGTGCCGGAGACGCTGGAAAGCTCGCTGCAACTGGCGGAAACGGCGCTGGTCGACCTGGGCGTGGCGATGGGGCCGGTGATCGCATCGATCCACCAGACGCGCGAGGATCTGCGCATCGGCATCAAGGAAGCGGCGCAACTGGAAACCGCGCCCAAACTGCGCCGGCTACGGGCGGATGAGGTTCCTTAA
- a CDS encoding GNAT family N-acetyltransferase codes for MKPADLPAVKAISDAVHGAYTEAEAVYAERLALYPDGCRIFDQDGAVLGYLIAHPWRSDAPPALDTLLGAIPATADIHYLHDLALLPAARGSGAGASGSAAAIAQAQAAGYKRVMLMAVGGADSFWERQGFARVPGQIASYGTEACLMERWL; via the coding sequence ATGAAGCCGGCGGACCTACCGGCGGTCAAGGCGATCTCCGACGCGGTCCATGGCGCCTATACGGAGGCAGAGGCCGTCTATGCCGAGCGGCTGGCGCTCTATCCCGACGGATGCCGGATCTTCGATCAGGACGGCGCCGTGCTGGGCTATCTGATCGCCCATCCCTGGCGCAGCGATGCACCGCCCGCGCTCGACACGCTGCTGGGCGCGATTCCCGCGACGGCGGACATTCATTATCTGCATGACCTGGCCCTGTTGCCCGCTGCGCGCGGCAGCGGTGCGGGCGCGAGCGGATCGGCGGCTGCGATCGCGCAGGCGCAGGCGGCGGGCTACAAGCGCGTCATGCTGATGGCCGTGGGCGGTGCGGACAGTTTCTGGGAGAGGCAGGGTTTTGCCCGTGTGCCGGGGCAAATCGCCTCCTATGGGACAGAGGCGTGCCTGATGGAGCGTTGGCTCTGA
- the rpsA gene encoding 30S ribosomal protein S1: MASVAFPSRDDFAALLNDSLGGEDGGFEGRVVKGTVTAIENDLAVIDVGLKSEGRVPLREFAAPGQKADLKVGDEVEVYVDRVENAHGEAMLSRDRARREAAWDKLESEFTENARVEGVIFGRVKGGFTVDLDGAVAFLPGSQVDIRPVRDVTPLMDIPQPFQILKMDRRRGNIVVSRRAILEETRAEQRSGLIQTLAEGQIIEGVVKNITDYGAFVDLGGIDGLLHVTDLSYKRINHPNEMINIGDTVRVQIIRINRDTQRISLGMKQLESDPWEGAAAKYPVGAKLSGRVTNITEYGAFVELEAGIEGLVHVSEMSWTKKNVHPGKIVSTSQEVEVLVLEVDPEKRRISLGLKQAQSNPWDSFAERHPIGSTVEGEVKNATEFGLFIGLDGDVDGMVHMSDIAWGISGEDALALHRKGETVQAVVLDIDVEKERISLGMKQLERGGPAAGGTTAAAAGLNKNAIVTVTVLEVRDGGLEVQAGEDGATGFIKRSDLGRDRDEQRSERFQLGQKFDAMVTGFDRAKKPTFSVKAMQIAEEKQAVAQYGSSDSGASLGDILGEALKAKSEG, from the coding sequence ATGGCCTCTGTGGCATTTCCCTCGCGCGACGATTTCGCCGCGCTTCTCAATGATTCTCTCGGTGGCGAGGATGGCGGCTTCGAAGGCCGCGTCGTCAAGGGCACCGTTACCGCCATCGAAAACGACCTGGCCGTCATCGACGTGGGCCTCAAGTCCGAAGGCCGCGTGCCGCTGCGCGAATTCGCTGCGCCGGGCCAGAAGGCTGACCTGAAGGTCGGCGACGAAGTCGAAGTCTATGTCGACCGCGTCGAAAACGCCCATGGTGAAGCCATGCTGTCGCGCGACCGCGCCCGCCGCGAAGCCGCCTGGGACAAGCTGGAAAGCGAGTTCACCGAAAACGCCCGCGTCGAAGGCGTCATCTTCGGCCGCGTCAAGGGCGGCTTCACCGTCGACCTCGACGGCGCTGTGGCGTTCCTGCCCGGCAGCCAGGTCGATATCCGCCCGGTGCGCGACGTGACCCCGCTGATGGACATTCCGCAGCCCTTCCAGATCCTGAAAATGGATCGCCGCCGCGGCAACATCGTCGTGTCGCGCCGCGCCATCCTGGAAGAAACCCGCGCCGAACAGCGCAGCGGCCTGATTCAGACGCTGGCCGAAGGTCAGATCATCGAAGGCGTCGTCAAGAACATCACCGATTATGGTGCGTTCGTTGACCTGGGCGGCATCGACGGCCTGCTGCACGTCACCGACCTCAGCTACAAGCGCATCAACCACCCGAACGAGATGATCAACATCGGCGACACCGTCCGTGTCCAGATCATCCGCATCAACCGCGACACCCAGCGCATCAGCCTGGGCATGAAGCAGTTGGAAAGCGATCCGTGGGAAGGCGCCGCCGCCAAATATCCGGTCGGTGCGAAGCTGTCGGGCCGCGTCACGAACATCACCGAATATGGTGCGTTCGTCGAACTGGAAGCCGGCATCGAAGGCCTGGTCCATGTTTCGGAAATGTCCTGGACCAAGAAGAACGTCCACCCCGGCAAGATCGTGTCGACCAGCCAGGAAGTCGAAGTTCTGGTTCTGGAAGTCGATCCCGAAAAGCGCCGCATCTCGCTCGGCCTCAAGCAGGCCCAGTCGAACCCCTGGGACAGCTTCGCCGAGCGTCACCCGATCGGTTCGACCGTCGAAGGCGAAGTCAAGAACGCGACCGAATTCGGCCTGTTCATCGGCCTGGACGGCGACGTGGACGGCATGGTCCACATGTCGGACATCGCCTGGGGCATTTCGGGCGAGGACGCGCTGGCGCTGCACCGCAAGGGCGAGACGGTTCAGGCCGTCGTTCTCGACATCGATGTCGAGAAGGAGCGCATCAGCCTCGGCATGAAGCAGCTTGAGCGTGGCGGCCCGGCCGCCGGCGGCACCACCGCCGCTGCTGCTGGCCTGAACAAGAACGCGATCGTTACCGTGACCGTTCTGGAAGTCCGCGACGGCGGCCTGGAAGTCCAGGCTGGCGAAGATGGCGCCACCGGCTTCATCAAGCGCAGCGACCTGGGCCGCGACCGCGACGAACAGCGTTCGGAACGCTTCCAGCTCGGCCAGAAGTTCGACGCCATGGTGACCGGCTTCGACCGCGCCAAGAAGCCGACCTTCTCGGTCAAGGCGATGCAGATCGCCGAAGAAAAGCAGGCGGTTGCGCAATATGGCTCGTCCGACAGCGGCGCGTCGCTGGGCGACATCCTGGGCGAAGCGCTCAAGGCGAAGAGCGAAGGCTAA
- a CDS encoding integration host factor subunit beta, translating into MIRSELIQKLAEENPGLNLPEVEKIVDLFFKEIVDRLSSGGRVELRGFGAFTTRARDARTGRNPRTGEQVPVDAKRVPYFKPGKEMRERLNVKGDA; encoded by the coding sequence ATGATCCGTTCGGAACTGATCCAGAAACTGGCCGAGGAAAATCCCGGCCTGAACCTCCCGGAGGTGGAGAAGATCGTCGATCTCTTTTTCAAGGAGATTGTCGATCGACTATCCTCTGGCGGGCGAGTCGAATTGCGGGGATTCGGCGCTTTCACCACCCGCGCGCGCGACGCCCGGACGGGACGCAATCCGCGCACGGGGGAACAGGTGCCGGTCGACGCCAAGCGCGTGCCCTATTTCAAGCCGGGCAAGGAAATGCGCGAACGGCTGAACGTCAAGGGCGACGCCTGA
- the cmk gene encoding (d)CMP kinase has translation MIIAVDGPAASGKGTIAKALGRHYGLPVLDTGLLYRAVGLSVLKAGGDPDHESDALAACDFADSILIDPALRSEAVGSLASRVSVHQSVRDALVQRQRDFATQPGGAILDGRDIGTVIAPDANAKIFVTASVHVRAERRYKDALSHGGHPDMDSLIADIQARDTRDMSRDHAPLKVAQGADLLDTSNLTIDAAVQRAIALVDAQLEGRSNQ, from the coding sequence ATGATCATCGCCGTCGACGGCCCCGCCGCATCGGGCAAGGGCACCATTGCCAAGGCATTGGGCCGCCATTATGGCCTGCCCGTGCTGGACACCGGCCTGCTTTACCGTGCGGTCGGCCTGTCGGTGCTGAAGGCCGGCGGCGACCCGGATCATGAAAGCGACGCCCTCGCCGCCTGCGATTTCGCCGACTCCATCCTGATCGACCCGGCGCTGCGCAGCGAGGCGGTCGGCAGCCTGGCTTCGCGCGTGTCGGTGCATCAGAGCGTGCGCGACGCGCTGGTCCAGCGGCAGCGCGATTTCGCCACCCAGCCGGGCGGCGCGATCCTGGACGGGCGTGATATCGGCACGGTCATCGCTCCCGACGCCAACGCCAAGATCTTCGTCACGGCGAGCGTTCATGTCCGCGCCGAACGGCGTTACAAGGACGCGCTGTCCCATGGCGGCCACCCCGACATGGATTCGCTGATCGCGGATATTCAGGCGCGCGACACGCGCGACATGAGCCGGGATCACGCCCCGCTGAAGGTCGCGCAAGGGGCAGACTTGCTAGACACGAGCAATTTGACTATAGACGCCGCCGTCCAGCGGGCGATCGCGCTTGTGGACGCCCAGCTTGAAGGTCGCTCCAACCAGTGA
- the aroA gene encoding 3-phosphoshikimate 1-carboxyvinyltransferase produces MTQHSDHPTPRTFTAAPALSGSVAVPGDKSISHRSLMLSALAIGESRVEGLLEGEDVLATAAAMRAMGATIERDADGIWHIHGVGVGGLLQPETALDMGNSGTSTRLLMGLLASHDLTATFTGDASLSKRPMARVTEPLSRMGASFTTSPGDRLPLTMKGACPAVPLDYTLPVASAQVKSAILLAGLNTPGITRVVEPIPTRDHSERMLRGFGADLQVEVEADGTRIITLVGEAELKPQNIVVPGDPSSAAFPMVAALLVPGSQVTISNVGLNATRAGLIDLLREMGGSIEVVNAREVGGEPVGDLIVTASALRGVEPDPARAPSMIDEYPVAFIAAAFAEGRSIFRGLEELRVKESDRIATMAQGLRAIGVTVEELEDGIIIEGSGGAPLAGGGPIATRLDHRIAMSFAVAGLVSKDGVTIDDMRPVATSFPTFLPLLQTLGAIA; encoded by the coding sequence GTGACCCAGCATAGCGATCACCCCACCCCCCGCACCTTCACCGCCGCCCCGGCCCTGTCCGGCAGCGTCGCCGTGCCGGGCGACAAGAGCATTTCCCATCGTTCGCTGATGCTGTCCGCGCTGGCTATCGGCGAAAGCCGGGTCGAAGGGCTGCTGGAAGGCGAGGATGTACTGGCCACGGCAGCCGCGATGCGGGCCATGGGCGCGACGATCGAGCGGGATGCGGACGGCATATGGCATATCCATGGCGTGGGAGTCGGCGGGCTGCTCCAGCCGGAAACGGCGCTCGACATGGGGAATAGCGGCACGTCGACCCGGCTGCTGATGGGGCTGCTGGCCAGCCATGATCTGACCGCGACCTTCACCGGCGACGCATCCTTGAGCAAGCGCCCCATGGCGCGCGTGACCGAACCGCTGTCGCGCATGGGCGCCAGCTTCACGACCAGCCCCGGCGACCGCCTGCCGCTGACGATGAAGGGCGCCTGCCCCGCCGTGCCGCTCGACTATACCCTGCCGGTCGCTTCGGCCCAGGTCAAATCGGCGATCCTGCTCGCCGGGCTCAACACGCCGGGCATCACCCGCGTCGTCGAACCGATTCCGACGCGCGATCATAGCGAGCGGATGCTCAGGGGCTTCGGCGCGGACCTACAGGTCGAGGTCGAGGCGGACGGGACGCGGATCATCACCCTGGTCGGCGAGGCGGAATTGAAGCCGCAGAATATCGTCGTGCCGGGCGACCCCTCCTCCGCCGCCTTCCCGATGGTCGCGGCGCTGCTGGTGCCGGGATCACAGGTGACGATCAGCAATGTCGGCCTCAACGCGACACGCGCCGGCCTGATCGACCTGCTGCGCGAGATGGGCGGATCGATCGAGGTGGTGAACGCACGCGAAGTGGGCGGCGAGCCGGTCGGCGACCTGATCGTCACCGCCTCCGCGCTTCGGGGCGTCGAACCCGATCCCGCGCGCGCGCCCAGCATGATCGACGAATATCCGGTCGCCTTCATCGCGGCCGCCTTTGCCGAGGGGCGCAGCATCTTCCGGGGACTGGAGGAATTGCGGGTCAAGGAATCGGACCGCATCGCCACCATGGCGCAGGGGCTGCGCGCCATCGGCGTCACCGTCGAGGAACTGGAGGATGGCATCATCATCGAGGGCAGCGGCGGCGCGCCGCTGGCCGGGGGTGGCCCGATCGCCACCAGGCTGGACCATCGCATCGCCATGAGCTTCGCCGTGGCGGGGCTGGTGTCGAAGGACGGCGTCACCATCGACGACATGCGTCCGGTGGCGACCAGCTTCCCGACCTTCCTGCCGCTGCTCCAGACTTTGGGGGCGATCGCATGA
- a CDS encoding TIGR02300 family protein — protein sequence MVKAEWGTKRTCPKCATRFYDLGKDDPVVCINCNTAWEPEPVLKSKQPLPYEEVAPKKVIETADGELETADDDLDIDLDVDDDGDSPDNDVDLGGDDDLGVDAGGDDDGDDN from the coding sequence ATGGTGAAGGCTGAATGGGGCACGAAGCGGACCTGCCCGAAATGCGCGACTCGCTTCTACGACCTGGGCAAGGACGATCCGGTTGTCTGCATCAATTGCAACACCGCCTGGGAACCGGAGCCGGTGCTGAAGTCGAAGCAGCCGCTGCCTTATGAGGAAGTGGCGCCCAAGAAGGTGATCGAAACCGCCGATGGCGAGCTGGAGACGGCCGACGACGATCTGGACATCGATCTGGACGTTGATGACGATGGCGATTCGCCGGATAATGATGTCGATCTGGGCGGCGATGACGACCTGGGCGTCGATGCTGGCGGCGATGACGACGGCGACGACAATTAA
- a CDS encoding glutaminase: MPPDLTAIIDDIAAHMAAAGDRGTVASYIPELAKVDPAQFGIAIATADGRILTGGDADTGFSIQSISKVFALTLALGKVGDQLWDRVGREPSGNAFNSIVQLEQEQGIPRNPFINAGAIVVSDVNLGGHQPRVAIGEMLRFVRYLTGDDAVAINEDVAASETATGFRNMALANYMRAFGNVRHPVDLVLGSYFHQCAIEMNCRQLALAGRYLMLDGRHPDGGRVVSPGRARRINALMLTCGHYDASGDFAFRVGIPGKSGVGGGILAIVPGRASIAVWSPGLNDSGNSQLGTQALELLARHTGWSVFSPPGEGD, from the coding sequence ATGCCGCCTGACCTGACAGCGATCATCGACGATATCGCGGCCCATATGGCCGCCGCCGGGGACCGGGGCACGGTTGCCAGCTACATCCCCGAACTGGCCAAGGTCGATCCCGCGCAATTCGGCATCGCCATCGCCACGGCGGATGGCCGCATCCTGACCGGCGGCGACGCGGATACCGGTTTTTCGATCCAGTCCATATCGAAAGTGTTCGCGCTGACGCTGGCGCTGGGCAAGGTCGGCGACCAGCTCTGGGACCGGGTGGGGCGGGAGCCATCGGGCAACGCCTTCAACTCGATCGTCCAACTGGAGCAGGAACAGGGGATTCCCCGCAATCCCTTCATCAATGCGGGCGCGATCGTCGTGTCGGATGTCAATCTGGGCGGGCATCAGCCGCGCGTCGCGATCGGCGAGATGCTGCGCTTCGTCCGCTATCTGACCGGCGATGACGCTGTTGCGATCAATGAGGATGTCGCCGCTTCCGAAACTGCGACCGGTTTCCGCAACATGGCGCTCGCCAACTATATGCGTGCCTTCGGCAATGTGCGCCATCCGGTCGATCTGGTGCTGGGCAGCTATTTTCACCAATGCGCGATCGAGATGAACTGCCGCCAACTGGCGCTGGCCGGTCGCTATCTGATGCTCGATGGCCGCCACCCGGACGGGGGCAGGGTGGTGTCGCCCGGCCGCGCCCGGCGCATCAACGCGCTGATGCTGACCTGCGGCCATTATGACGCTTCGGGCGATTTCGCCTTCCGCGTCGGCATTCCCGGTAAATCGGGGGTTGGTGGCGGCATCCTTGCCATCGTGCCGGGCCGCGCCTCGATCGCGGTCTGGTCGCCCGGCCTCAACGACAGCGGCAATAGTCAGCTTGGCACGCAGGCGCTCGAATTGCTGGCCCGCCACACCGGCTGGTCGGTATTCAGCCCGCCGGGGGAGGGGGATTAA